In the Parasteatoda tepidariorum isolate YZ-2023 chromosome 3, CAS_Ptep_4.0, whole genome shotgun sequence genome, one interval contains:
- the LOC122272282 gene encoding GTP-binding protein 4-like, translating to MEMRQLGVELGDKKAHFDDAQVGRVVRSVKRKREDSEGRVRSSSRIPRDESGVRDVKMKKRARTLSKLSQRASNRLAKKGEGDRKILDLKPKHLFVGKRTLGKTSRR from the exons ATGGAAATGAGGCAATTAGGAGTTGAATTAGGGgacaaaaaa GCTCATTTTGATGATGCTCAAGTGGGTAGAGTGGTGAGATCAGTCAAGCGAAAGAGAGAAGATAGCGAAGGAAGGGTGCGCAGTAGCTCCAGAATACCTAGAGACGAATCTGGTGTTAGAGATGTCAAG ATGAAGAAGAGGGCTAGAACACTTTCAAAACTGTCTCAACGTGCTAGTAATAGATTAGCAAAGAAGGGTGAAGGTGACAGAAAGATATTGGACTTAAAACCAAAACATTTGTTTGTAGGAAAACGTACCCTCGGCAAAACATCTCGTCGATAA